From the Oceanobacillus kimchii X50 genome, the window TATTTGATCAGCGATCTGTTCTGGAGTACCTACAAACTTTGGACAACCATTTCCAAGTCCATGATTTTTTATTGCTTCACGTAATGTCCATTTACGATATGGGTCTTTCGTATACAGGTCTAGATTCCCTTGTACTGCTTCTGTTTCAATATCTTCAATATATTGATCTGGATTATACTCTGAAAAATCAATTCCTGTATGTCCTGATAGTAAGGATGCCGTACCTTCATAGCTGATATGGTTTACGAAGTCCTCATACTTCGCAATCGCTTCTGCTTCTGTTGAGCCAACAATTGGTAACATCAATGGGAATATTTTAACGTCATCTGGATTTCTTCCTTTTTCTTGAGCACGTTTCTTAATATCGGAAGAATAATTTTTCAACGATTCAATAGATGTTTGCTTTGTAAAAACTGCCTCTGCATGTTTTGCCGCAAAATCTCTTCCCTTTGGTGATGCTCCCGCTTGGAATAATACTGGCGTTCGTTGCGGCGAGGGTTCAACTAAGTGCGGTCCTGGCACATTAAAAAACTCCCCACTATGATTAATTAAGCGAACTTTCTCTGGGTTAGCAAAAGTATCATTGGCACGGTCATAAATCACCGCATCCTCATCCCAACTACGCTCCCAAAGTTTGTATACCACATCTAAAAATTCATCCGCTCGATTATAACGCAATTCTTTCGGTAACCTTTCTGTTAACCCCATATTGACTGCTTCACTTTCCAAATAGGAAGTAACGACATTCCATCCAACTCTTCCTCCTGTTAAATGGTCCAATGTGGATAACTGACGTGCTAGTACATAGGGTTGTGCATAGGTAGTAGAAATTGTTGGCGCAAAACCAAGATGCTCGGTAACTGCGGCCATTGCTGTAATAGGAAGTAAAGGATCATGTGCAGGAAGTTGAACTGCGCCTCTCGTCGCTGCGTCATGGCTTTTCCCATAAACACTGTACGTCCCTAATACATCAGCAATAAATAACGAGTCAAATTTGCCGCGTTCTAGAATTTGCGCAATTTCCGTCCAGTAACCTAAACGATTATGATTTATTCCATAATCTTTCTCATGTTTCCAAAGCCCCGTTGAATGAGGGGAAGGTGAATTTTGCACGAATCCATTAAAATGAATTTGTTTTGCCATATGCTCAGCTCCTTTTTAGTATCTGAATAAGATAATTACATTAATTAACATTGGGAATCTATTAAACTACTCTTCATCGTAAGCATTTAATGCATTGACACTGTGCGCTAATGCAGAACCTGCTTTAAGAGCAACAGCTACAAAAATAGCTTCTGATAACTCTTCTTTACTGGCTCCAGCTTCCTTTGCATTTTTCGTATGCAAGTCAATACAATAAGCACATCCTGTTGTATGCGCAGAGGCTACTGCAATCAACTCTTTTTCCTTCAATGTAAGTTTACCTTCTTTTAAAACCGCTCCATCAAATTTCAAGAAAGCTTTGAAAGCATCATCACTTATCTCACCAAGTTCTTGTAGTCGTTTAAAGTAGGAAGCTTTATATAACTCATCATCATCATTTCCGTCATATGCATTCAATCCATTTACTGCGTGCGCTAATGAAGAGCCTGCTTTTAATGTTGTTGCAACAAATATTGCCTCAGTTACTTCTTCTTTATCAGCACCTTGGTTTTTTACGTTTCCTACATGGAGTTCAATACAGTATGGACAACCTGTAATGTGAGCAACTGCCACTGCAATTAATTCTTTTTGTTTCACGGAAAGCTTCCCTTCTTCAAGCGCTTTGTTGTTGAAGGCAAAGAACGAATTAAATACGCCTGGTGCAAATTCCTTTAATTCTTGGATACGACTGAAATACGATTTTTTATAAAGACTCCCTGTTTTTGTAGTTGGCATAATACACTCTCTCCTTTTCGTTTTAATAAAAATTTCGATTGCTTGGCTTGTGTAACTATTGCCTCCTAAATAAAGTTAACTTATTGGTTTAGTCATATTTAAAGTCACATTGTTCCAGTTTTTCTTTACACTCCCCTTTTGAAAAAAGAAAAAACCCTTCCGATGAGGAAGAGTTTCATTTAGTGGGCATAAACACTTTTCTCATCTATCAAGCATAAGCTTGCTGGAATGAGCACCATGTTACTTAACTGTAACTGGTTGCTGCGGGATCAACGGACCAGGTTCCTCCCCCGACTCTTGATAAGGAAAATATTATATAGTTGTGTAAGATTTGTATATTAGCATAACGAACCAGCAAATAACTGTCAATAGTTAATTTTCAATTAATTCAATGTAATGAAAAATTTAAACCAATTGGACTATATTGTATATGTTTTTATTTATTCTGGCTTAGACTTTTATTCGACTTGTGGATTCGGAAGAAATTACATGTTCACCCATTCGACTACGTAGACTTTTGTCTGTAACATAGCTACTTTTATGGAACCGTATTACAATGTACCTTCATAATACAATTTAAAACTACCATAACTACCTAGTTTTAATAAGTTATAATTCTCTATACGTCGCCAGTTCATCTACTAAGTTAACCTAAAATTGTAGTTTAAACCCTTTGCTTTTCGGCTAAACAGAATAACATACTAATATTGGCACAATGAAAAGGGTGAAGTTATGACTACATGTTCAACTAGTAGGAGTATTGGTTTAATTTCAGCTCCAGGTTATCCCAACTATATTGCAGCAAAATTAAAAGAAGAACTCCCAAATCTACTACAGTTTTACGTAGACGATGATTGCGAATGGGAGGTTCAATATATTGAAGACCCACTTACAGGTACTGGTGAATCTATTGACATTCTAAAAGCTACTCAAAATAAGAAGAAAAAAAACGACTGGGACTTTGGAATTTGTCTTACAGATTTACCTTTATTCAAAGAAAAACGGCTAATTATTGCAGAAGCAAATCAAGACGAAAACATAGCATTAATTAGCATGCCTAGTCTGGGCTCAACAAGGATGATTAAAAGACTACGAGAGTCCATATTACAGTTAGTAAACGAAATGTATTATGGCAGCTCTGATGGTGATAGAAAAAAGGCCGAACTTCATCTTCAATCTATGAATGAAGATTATAAAGAATTGAAGAATAAAAGTTCAACACGCTTAATCGGAAAACGTTTCTTAGAAAGAATTTCCCCTATTAAACGAGAAACACCTGATGAGCATGAGACGCATGGTGAATGCAATATCGATGTTCGTTTTACTGTTCCACGGAAATGGAGTATTGCTATACGAATCATTTCCGGAATGGTACGAGCCAATCGCCCATGGTCACTCTTTCCAGCATTTATGAAAGTAATTATGATTGCATTTACTACCGGAGCATACGCGCTGGTCTTCCCAACACTATGGCAGTTGAGTGATTATTATTCATTACCACGGATGATTTTACTAACTTTTATTGCTATTACGTCCATGGTAAGTTGGATTATAGTAGCCCATAAATTGTGGGAACGACCTCAAGATGGTAAAGATGACTATATTCGAAAATTATATAATGCTACTACCGTTTTTACCTTGCTATCAACTGTATGTTTGTATTATATTATTCTATACGTTTTATTTACTTTTGCTGTTAATATTTTTATTCCAGCAGAATTGCTTGAAAATCAAATAAATGAGGAAATTAACTTTACGAGCTATCTGTACATCGCATGGACAGCTACTAGTATTGCAACGATTATAGGTGCACTTGGCTCTGCCTTAGAGAATGAGGATGTAGTTCTATCTTCGACATACGGTTATCGCCAACGTCAAAGACATAAACAGATTAAAGAACAAAGAGAACAAGAAGAAGCAGAAGAAGGTCATAAAAAGACAAGACAGTAAGTAATAATGATTATTAATAATTTGCACCTCTAACAACTAACTTGGGGGTGTTTTTATATTGTAAACCTATCTACCTCCGAATTAAAAAAAGAGAGCTTATATGAATAGAGAAGTAAAACTCAAAATAAACCGGTTGAATTTTTTAACGACACGATTTTATATTACATTATTAATCTTCTTTCATCATTGTTACAGCTCTATTCAGCTTTCTCGCTAAGTCTTCTGAAGCTTTCTGCATATAACCCTGAACAGTATTATATACTTCCGGTGATACAGTAGTTAATCCGCCTGCCATATTATTAATTAAATCTTCTTGTTGTTGGTCTGATAGAGAATCGTAAAACATACCAGGTTGTGTGAAATCATCCTGTTTTTCGATGTCCGATCGCTCTAACCTACCTTCAACATAGCGTCCATCACCACTTGTCACAAGGTTACCTGGCCACCAGTCAGATTCATGATTAACTGGTACATTACGAAAATCAGGACCTATCCGATAACGTTGTGAATCCCAATAAATATTTGCTCTTCCTTGTAACATCTTATCATCTGATAGTTCTACACCTTCTTGTAAATTAGATGGAGAAAAAGCCGCTTTTTCAACTTGCTCCATATAATTATCAGGATTCCTATTCAATACCATTCTTCCCACTGGTTGGAAAGGGAACTGTTGTTGATCCCATATTTTGGTATCGTCTAATGGATCATATGGTAGATTGGCAGCATCTTCAGGATCCATGATCTGTACATATAACCCAAATTCAACTGGCTCCCCTCTTTCAATGACATCATGTAAGTCCTGTCCTGCAATATCCGGATTCTCTCCCGCTAGTCGTACTGCTTCATCGTTACGAATATACTGTTCTCCAGCCAGCGGTGCCCACGTGTATTTAACAAAATATCGTTTTCCTTCTCCATTTTTCCAAACATAGGTATTTACACTATGCCCAGGCAAATGACGTAGACTTTTCACTGTACCAAGGTTGGAGTAAACAAGTAGTGTAAAGAGAAGTGATTCAGGCGCACGTGCCACAAAATTCCAGTAGCGTGTGGGATCGATTAAGTTATCTACCGGAGATGGTAAAAACGCTTTAATCGCTTCTGGAAAACGAATTGTGTCGCGAACAGAGAAAACAGGAATATGATTACATATCAAATCGAATATGCCGTTATCTGTATAAAATTTAGTGGAGAATCCTCTTACATTACGGGATGTATCTGGGGTTCCTTTTGTACTAACTGCTAAGGAGAACCGCACAAATACCGGCACTTCTGTACCCGGTGTCTGCAAGAAAGATAATGTTGTATAATCACTCATAGAATACAATGTTTCAAAATAACCAAAAGCTCCCCAACCTTTTACATGTACCGGTCTCTCTATTATCTTCTCATGAATAAATGTTTGTAATGTTTCGTGCTCAATATTGTCCTGTTTTAAAATTGGTCCACGTTTTCCGACAGTCTGTGAATGAATCTCTGCTGGAAGATCAATATCCCAGTTAAAAGCAGCAGGATTCGTATGGGATTTATCACCTGCATTTCCTTCATATCCATGTGGTCCTTGACTCCCATGCCCCTGTGAATAATTACGAGAATTTTTCAATTCATCGTTATTCCCATCAGTCATGATGTAACCTCCTAACACCAATTAAATAAACCTTTATCAAATTATGTTCCAGAGGAGTGAAATAGAACGTTTAGAGTATAAATTCGATAAACATATTTGTTTTAATCCATTTGATTAAGGGGATAGTTTAAAAAGGAGATTGATAACGATGCGCTTTGCACCATTTTTTATCCTAGCTATCTTTGGATATTTCTTCATCATTATTCCTCTCATTTATTTGATAGATTTCATATTTATTAAAGATGGTATTACATTTGGCAGTCTCAGAAACAATGCAATTGGATTTTTTCTAGCATTACTCTTTATTTACTTTATATTGTATAGGAGAAAAAAGAAAACGAAGCAAAAATAAAACCTATGCATATATGTAAAGAGCATAGGTTTTTGATACTATTATTGTAAATCTAGGTGTAATTTCCACGTTCATTCATTGGTCTATGAAATACGTTTGACTACCTGTAATTTCTCCGCATCTAACCCTTTTGAAAAATCCCCATCCGTCTGGATACCGGTTCCAAAATGGTACTGGTCAGCTTGAACAAAATAGTGTATTTCATTGAAATTATCCATATTTAAGCCCCCACCTGGTAAAATGCTTGGCCCTCTAGAGGAATTCGCTAATTCGACTAAACTCTTTAATGATTGCTTTCCTTCTAAACAATTTGAAGAACCACCAGAAGTTAAAATACGCTGTACATTACTACATTCAGCAATAGACAAATAAGCTTCTTCTAATGAAGGTACTTCATCAAAAGCACGATGAACCGTAATATCCAGCTCATCTGAGATACTTGCTGCCGTCTCTAAAGCATCCATGTTTATTGTACTGTCACGGTGCAAGGCACCAAAAACAATTCCTCTCCCACCTAATTCAACTATATTTCGAATATCTTCATATATTGTGTCTAACTCACACGCAGTATAAATGAAATGATAACTATGCGGTCTCACCATTATTTGTACAGGAATATTTACATGTTCTAGAACTTTTTTTATCGTCCCATAACTAGGAGTTAATCCTCCCTCTTTCATCCCAGACACTAACTCTAATCGATCCACTCCAAACTTTTCTGCTTGTATTGCTTCCTCCACTGTCTGCACAATTGCTTCGATATACATTTTGTCACTCCTATCTTTTGAATTCACCTATATGGTGGCAAAATCAAAAATTCTCTATTAAACTCACTGTAATTAATATATTCATCCTGTCAAGTGGCTATAGTAGATAGTATAATTCATACTAAACTTTCTATTGCTAACAAATCCTTTATACTATACATAGAAACAAAAGGAGTTGAAGACCATCTTAACCGAACAATTAGCAAACGAAATCGTAAAACGTACTATGTCCATTATACATGCCAATATAAATATTATGGATCAAACAGGTACAATCATCGCTTCAGGTGTACCTTCTAGAATCGGACAGTTACACGATGGAGCCGTTCAAGTAATTAAAGAAAAACATACGATTGAAATTGATACTTCAAGAACCAATCATTGGCATAGCTCTCAGCCAGGGATTAATTTACCTATTACTTTTCAAGAAAATATTGTAGGTGTAATCGGAATAACCGGACATCCAGATGATATCCGTGACTATTCTCAGTTAATCCAAATGGGTGCAGAACTTACGCTAGAACAGGCTTTTTTAACAAATGAAATTCAGCAAAATAAACAAATTCGCCAAAATCAAATCACTAATATTCTTTTAGGAACCGAACAAGATCAAACATATATTCAAGAAAGAGCACACTATGCAAAACTAGATATCAAAACAACCTATGCTGTTATTATCATATCTACACCAGTATTAGATAAAAAACATACAAAAGATGTAGAAAAACATATTCACTCTTGGCTTAATCAAGAAGATGAGTATATACCATTATTTACAAATCAACACCTTATACTAAAAAAAGAAATCCAACCATCTAGCAATACTCCTTTAAAGGATATTTTAATAGAAAAGCATAAGACTTCAGCTATCCCCCATATGACTATTGCAGTCGGGCCTTATTTAACGGGAGTAAACGGTTGGAGACAATCCTATCAAGAAGCACAAAAAATAATCGAAGTTGCAAATACACTATATCCATCAGGCGGGATATGGAGTTATCAAGACTTAAATCTTGCAATTTTGGCTTATGATTTGCTCAAGAATACCCCGCAGTCAACAAAGCAGCTAATTGCGACGTATCACCGCATTCTTACAGAGAATGATGGTACACAACTTCACCAAACATTAAAAACATATATAGAGGAAAACGGAAAAATGTCTATCACCTCCGATAAGCTATTTATTCATCGAAATACATTAACATATCGACTAGACAAAATATATCAAATAACTGGAAAAGACCCTAGAAATATTAATCACCTTCTAGAGTTAAAAATGGCTCAACTTTTATATAAACTTGAATCAAACAATAATTAACATCGTCATTCATGCAAACGCACAATAATAACACAAAGAAAACGCTGCCTTTTTGTTCAAATGACTAATGATATCCGATGCTGATAACGCTTACAATGAAGGTAGTATTAAAACTACATGTAATGAAGGTGAACAGCTATGGAAATAGAAGTAAGTGCATTCGGTGCAATTATCGGTTTAATTATATCAATTATAATGATATTAAAGAAGATCCCGCCTGTATATGGTCTTATGACAGGGGCACTAATTGGCGGATTAATAGGTGGTACAAATATTGTTGACACCGTTAGCTTAATGGTTAGTGGTGCCCAAGGAATTATTCCATCCGTATTAAGAATCTTGGCTGCAGGAATTCTCGCTGGTATCCTTATTGAATCAGGAGCAGCAGCTAAAATAGCACAATCCATTGTTACTAAGTTTGGTGAAAAACGCGCTCTATTAGCACTCGCATTAGCAACGATGTTCTTAACAGCAGTCGGTGTTTTTGTTGATGTAGCAGTAATAACCGTTGCTCCAATTGCTCTCGTAATCGCTTCTAATGCGGGTCTATCTAGAATAGCGATACTACTTGCAATGGTCGGTGGAGGTAAAGCAGGTAATGTGATGTCTCCTAATCCAAATACGATTGCAGTTTCTGATGCGTTTAATGTTCCGCTTATATCTGTGATGGGGGCAGGAGTTATTCCTGCTATATTCGGTATCGTTGCTACGTATATTATCGCGAAAAAGATTTCATCACGCGGTACAATGATTGAAGAAAAAGAAATCGAACAATCCGAGGAAAACACTTTACCATCATTGTTTACATCCTTACTTGGTCCAATTGTTGCAATTGTCCTACTTGCATTGCGACCTCTCTTCGATATTAATATCGATCCAATCATTGCACTTCCTGTCGGAGGGTTGATTGGAATTATTGCAATGGGACAATGGCGTAACACAAATGATTATATTAAAACTGGATTAGAAAAAATGGCACCTGTAGCTATTCTGTTAATTGGAACAGGTACACTAGCCGGAATTATCCAAAATTCACGTATTGATACAGTATTGATAAACGCATTAGAAGGACTTGGTTTACCAGCATTCTCGCTCGCTCCCGTCTCTGGAATATTTATGTCCGGTGCAACTGCATCAACTACAGCAGGGGCTACAGTAGCAAGTAGTGTATTTGCTTCTACCTTACTCGAAATGGGAGTAGCAGCATTGGGTGGAGCAGCAATGATTCATGCTGGTTCAACCGTAATTGACCATATGCCACACGGAAGCTTCTTCCATGCGACAGCAGGAAGTGTGGGGATGCAAGTAAAAGAACGATTAAAATTAATTCCTTATGAAACATTGGTAGGTTTAACTATCGCAATTGTATCTACGATTATATACGGAATTATACCGTTGTTCTTTTAAGTTAAGGAGTGAATGGAATTGAAGAAAAAGAAAATCGTAATCGCACCCGATTCATTTAAGGAAAGTATGACAGCACAACAAGCGGCAGTTGCAATTGCTAAAGGTGTTAAATCTGTATTTCAAGATAAGTTAGATCTCGAGCTAATACCAATGGCAGATGGCGGTGAGGGAACCATTCAATCCCTTGCCGATGCACTTGACGGCACCACACATTCCAAAAAAGTTACTGGACCTTTAGGAAATTCAGTTATCGCTAATTACGCAATTTCTGGAGATAAAACGACTGCAATTATCGAAATGGCCGAGGCTTCAGGAATTGCACTTGTCCCTAGTGAAATACGAAACCCTTTAAAAACAACGACCCATGGTACAGGACAATTAATACAAGCAGCTCTTGACCATAATGTAGAAAAAATCATTCTTGGCATTGGCGGAAGTGCCACCAACGATGGCGGAGCAGGAATGGTAGAAGCATTAGGTGGTAAATTGTTAAACAGCGAAGGAAACTCTATACCTTCAGGGGGAGGAAGTTTAATCGATCTCGATGACATCGACTTAAGTAATTTAGATAAAAGGTTACAGGATGTACAAATAATTGTTGCTTGTGATGTAGATAATCCACTATTAGGAGAGTACGGTGCAAGTGCAATTTATGGACCACAAAAAGGGGCAGATAAAAAAATGGTATCTGACCTTGATTCTGCTCTCAGCAATTACCATGATGTGTTAGAACGGGTTACAAAAAAGTCTGTCAAAGATATCCCAGGAGCTGGTGCAGCAGGAGGACTCGGAGCTGGATTACTAGCATTTCTTCATGCAAAGCTCGAACCTGGAGTAGAAATCGTCTTAAAAGAAACCAATTTTTACGAACGGGTGGTTGATGCAGACCTTGTCCTCACCGGTGAAGGAAAAATCGATGGACAAACCATCTATGGTAAAACCCCTATTGGGGTTGCCAAGGCTACAAAAAGATTCAACATTCCTGTTATAGCTTTAAGCGGAACCTTAGGTACTGATTATGAAAAAGTCTATAACCATGGAATCGATGCAGCATTTAGTATTGTTCAAGGTCCTTGTGATTTAGAAGATGCCTTAAAAAATGGACCGAACTACTTGGAAGGATTGGCAAGGAACGTGGCAAAATTACTAGTTATTCATTAAAGAAAATTTTATGGTTACCAGCCCTTGTAAATATGGCACAATACTTTCACCATAAAGGGAACTTTATTCAATGGGGATCGATCTTTCCCTACGTAATGAATGGTAGTTCACCTTCATAATTTTGGATAAACCAAAAATTCTAAAAGGGACACTCGCATTTTATGAGTGTCCCTTTTAATTAATATGACAGTTATTCATTGTTTACAATTTTAACGAACTAGACAATATAAAATCTATACTCAACATTCATTTTTGATTAAAACACGAACATTAATTGTATTTTTGTTTAAAATGTTCACTTTTCGCTTGCTAACATACTTTTAATTTGCTATATTAATAGCGAAATTAAATATTGTACTCGTATATGTTCAGTAATATGGTCTGAACGTCTCTACCAAGTTCCCAAAAAGAACCGGACTACGAGTTGAAGTTATATGTATGGACAAATGAGTTAATTGCTCTCTTGTCTATCATGTTTTGGTGTGGTATTTCACATTGTAAACAAACTTTGACTCTAATAGGCCTGGAAAAGGTAGAATTAATTCTATCTTTTTCAGGCTTTTTTACTTTAGTATTCGGGTTCATTTATCAAACTTCGCATCAGTTTTATAACACAGTATTTAGGAGGAAACAGAAATGCATAAAACAGAAGAAATATTAGAAGCAAAATCATTTATCTCGGAACAAACAGGCATTAAACCAGAAATAGGAATGATTCTCGGATCAGGATTAGGAAGCCTCGCTGAAGAAATAGAAGACGCTGTTGTTATACCTTATGAAACTATTCCTTACTTCTCCAAATCAAATGCAGTTGGACATGCAAATGAATTGGTGATTGGACATTTACAAGGTAAAAAAGTAGTAGCTATGAAAGGTCGCTATCATTATTACGAGGGATATACTTTGGATGAAGTTACTTTTCCTGTACGGGTCTTAAAAGCATTAGGGGTGGAAAAACTAATCATCACAAATTCTTGTGGTGCAGTTAATACTGATTTTAACCCTGGTGAACTAATGTTAATTAGTGACCACATTAACCTTGTTGGTACAAACCCATTAATAGGCAAAAACAATGAAGACCTAGGTACACGCTTCCCAGATGTTTCCGAAGTTTATAGTCGTAACTTACGAGCTTTAGCTCGAGATGCAGCCCAAGATTTGAACATAACATTACAAGAAGGTGTATACGGTTGGTGGAGTGGCCCTGTTTATGAAACACCTGCAGAAATTCGAATGATTCGTATACTTGGCGGAGATGCAATTGGTATGTCTACCGTACCAGAAGCACTTATTGCCATTCATTCTGGACTAGAAGTATTAGGAATTTCTTGTTTAACCAATATGGCTTGTGGGATATTAGATCAGCCTTTAAGTCATGAGGAAGTTATTGAAGTAGCGGGTCAATCTCGTGACAAATTTGTTCAGTTAATACAACAAACATTAAAATTGCTGTAACTCTATTGATACCTTATAAGTTTATCTATACGTACATCAAGAAAAAAT encodes:
- a CDS encoding catalase, which translates into the protein MTDGNNDELKNSRNYSQGHGSQGPHGYEGNAGDKSHTNPAAFNWDIDLPAEIHSQTVGKRGPILKQDNIEHETLQTFIHEKIIERPVHVKGWGAFGYFETLYSMSDYTTLSFLQTPGTEVPVFVRFSLAVSTKGTPDTSRNVRGFSTKFYTDNGIFDLICNHIPVFSVRDTIRFPEAIKAFLPSPVDNLIDPTRYWNFVARAPESLLFTLLVYSNLGTVKSLRHLPGHSVNTYVWKNGEGKRYFVKYTWAPLAGEQYIRNDEAVRLAGENPDIAGQDLHDVIERGEPVEFGLYVQIMDPEDAANLPYDPLDDTKIWDQQQFPFQPVGRMVLNRNPDNYMEQVEKAAFSPSNLQEGVELSDDKMLQGRANIYWDSQRYRIGPDFRNVPVNHESDWWPGNLVTSGDGRYVEGRLERSDIEKQDDFTQPGMFYDSLSDQQQEDLINNMAGGLTTVSPEVYNTVQGYMQKASEDLARKLNRAVTMMKED
- a CDS encoding glycerate kinase, with amino-acid sequence MKKKKIVIAPDSFKESMTAQQAAVAIAKGVKSVFQDKLDLELIPMADGGEGTIQSLADALDGTTHSKKVTGPLGNSVIANYAISGDKTTAIIEMAEASGIALVPSEIRNPLKTTTHGTGQLIQAALDHNVEKIILGIGGSATNDGGAGMVEALGGKLLNSEGNSIPSGGGSLIDLDDIDLSNLDKRLQDVQIIVACDVDNPLLGEYGASAIYGPQKGADKKMVSDLDSALSNYHDVLERVTKKSVKDIPGAGAAGGLGAGLLAFLHAKLEPGVEIVLKETNFYERVVDADLVLTGEGKIDGQTIYGKTPIGVAKATKRFNIPVIALSGTLGTDYEKVYNHGIDAAFSIVQGPCDLEDALKNGPNYLEGLARNVAKLLVIH
- a CDS encoding GntP family permease, which translates into the protein MEIEVSAFGAIIGLIISIIMILKKIPPVYGLMTGALIGGLIGGTNIVDTVSLMVSGAQGIIPSVLRILAAGILAGILIESGAAAKIAQSIVTKFGEKRALLALALATMFLTAVGVFVDVAVITVAPIALVIASNAGLSRIAILLAMVGGGKAGNVMSPNPNTIAVSDAFNVPLISVMGAGVIPAIFGIVATYIIAKKISSRGTMIEEKEIEQSEENTLPSLFTSLLGPIVAIVLLALRPLFDINIDPIIALPVGGLIGIIAMGQWRNTNDYIKTGLEKMAPVAILLIGTGTLAGIIQNSRIDTVLINALEGLGLPAFSLAPVSGIFMSGATASTTAGATVASSVFASTLLEMGVAALGGAAMIHAGSTVIDHMPHGSFFHATAGSVGMQVKERLKLIPYETLVGLTIAIVSTIIYGIIPLFF
- a CDS encoding purine-nucleoside phosphorylase, producing the protein MHKTEEILEAKSFISEQTGIKPEIGMILGSGLGSLAEEIEDAVVIPYETIPYFSKSNAVGHANELVIGHLQGKKVVAMKGRYHYYEGYTLDEVTFPVRVLKALGVEKLIITNSCGAVNTDFNPGELMLISDHINLVGTNPLIGKNNEDLGTRFPDVSEVYSRNLRALARDAAQDLNITLQEGVYGWWSGPVYETPAEIRMIRILGGDAIGMSTVPEALIAIHSGLEVLGISCLTNMACGILDQPLSHEEVIEVAGQSRDKFVQLIQQTLKLL
- a CDS encoding carboxymuconolactone decarboxylase family protein; translated protein: MPTTKTGSLYKKSYFSRIQELKEFAPGVFNSFFAFNNKALEEGKLSVKQKELIAVAVAHITGCPYCIELHVGNVKNQGADKEEVTEAIFVATTLKAGSSLAHAVNGLNAYDGNDDDELYKASYFKRLQELGEISDDAFKAFLKFDGAVLKEGKLTLKEKELIAVASAHTTGCAYCIDLHTKNAKEAGASKEELSEAIFVAVALKAGSALAHSVNALNAYDEE
- a CDS encoding copper homeostasis protein CutC translates to MYIEAIVQTVEEAIQAEKFGVDRLELVSGMKEGGLTPSYGTIKKVLEHVNIPVQIMVRPHSYHFIYTACELDTIYEDIRNIVELGGRGIVFGALHRDSTINMDALETAASISDELDITVHRAFDEVPSLEEAYLSIAECSNVQRILTSGGSSNCLEGKQSLKSLVELANSSRGPSILPGGGLNMDNFNEIHYFVQADQYHFGTGIQTDGDFSKGLDAEKLQVVKRIS
- a CDS encoding LLM class flavin-dependent oxidoreductase is translated as MAKQIHFNGFVQNSPSPHSTGLWKHEKDYGINHNRLGYWTEIAQILERGKFDSLFIADVLGTYSVYGKSHDAATRGAVQLPAHDPLLPITAMAAVTEHLGFAPTISTTYAQPYVLARQLSTLDHLTGGRVGWNVVTSYLESEAVNMGLTERLPKELRYNRADEFLDVVYKLWERSWDEDAVIYDRANDTFANPEKVRLINHSGEFFNVPGPHLVEPSPQRTPVLFQAGASPKGRDFAAKHAEAVFTKQTSIESLKNYSSDIKKRAQEKGRNPDDVKIFPLMLPIVGSTEAEAIAKYEDFVNHISYEGTASLLSGHTGIDFSEYNPDQYIEDIETEAVQGNLDLYTKDPYRKWTLREAIKNHGLGNGCPKFVGTPEQIADQIQKWAVEGDIDGFNVALATSPDTFRDFVDHVIPILQDRGIYRTEYEGNTLRENIFGKGKKRLAENHVAKQPRKVHT
- a CDS encoding CdaR family transcriptional regulator, coding for MKTILTEQLANEIVKRTMSIIHANINIMDQTGTIIASGVPSRIGQLHDGAVQVIKEKHTIEIDTSRTNHWHSSQPGINLPITFQENIVGVIGITGHPDDIRDYSQLIQMGAELTLEQAFLTNEIQQNKQIRQNQITNILLGTEQDQTYIQERAHYAKLDIKTTYAVIIISTPVLDKKHTKDVEKHIHSWLNQEDEYIPLFTNQHLILKKEIQPSSNTPLKDILIEKHKTSAIPHMTIAVGPYLTGVNGWRQSYQEAQKIIEVANTLYPSGGIWSYQDLNLAILAYDLLKNTPQSTKQLIATYHRILTENDGTQLHQTLKTYIEENGKMSITSDKLFIHRNTLTYRLDKIYQITGKDPRNINHLLELKMAQLLYKLESNNN